A DNA window from Pyrus communis chromosome 3, drPyrComm1.1, whole genome shotgun sequence contains the following coding sequences:
- the LOC137728535 gene encoding uncharacterized protein: MIAVCDHDSYFVQNNDVFGVMGLFPEQNITATLWMLVYGVSVDQVAEIARMEKSTIIESLMRFCFAIESLYTIEYLWRPTEMDLQRLLKKGEMRGFSRMIGSIDCMQWT; encoded by the coding sequence atgattgctgtttgcgaccatgattcttactttgtgcaaaataATGATGTTTTTGGTGTTATGGGTCTCTTTCCTGAGCAAAATATTACTGCTACTTTGTGGATGCTTGTATATGGAGTATCTGTAGACCAAGTGGCTGAGATAGCGAGGATGGAGAAATCAACCATTATCGAGTCCTTGATGAGGTTTTGCTTCGCAATCGAATCTCTCTACACCATAGAGTACCTATGGAGACCTACTgagatggacttgcaaaggcttctgaagaagggcgagatgcgaggtttttctaggatgattggaagcatcgactgtaTGCAGTGGACCTGA
- the LOC137729105 gene encoding large ribosomal subunit protein bL34c, with protein MASISAMAWSPCLSSRASTPCASLTFLTGSTARKSSVSLSGGAAPRSPLLHCSFISSSSIASASAFSGLSLGLDLSSTVGVGRRRGSGLVVRAGKAALCLTKRSRSRKSLARTHGFRRRMRTTGGRAMMKRRRAKGRKVLCTKSNPNSGKRA; from the exons ATGGCTTCAATTTCAGCAATGGCATGGTCGCCCTGCCTTTCCAGTCGAGCCTCCACACCCTGTGCTTCTCTCACGTTCCTCACCGGCTCAACTGCAAGGAAGAGCTCCGTGTCTCTCAGCGGTGGCGCTGCCCCGCGCTCCCCGTTGCTTCACTGCTCCTTCATCTCTTCCTCCTCCATCGCTTCCGCTTCCGCGTTCTCGG gTTTATCTTTGGGGTTGGATTTGAGCTCTACTGTTGGGgttggaagaagaagaggctCTGGCTTGGTGGTAAGGGCAGGGAAGGCTGCCCTGTGTCTAACCAAGAGAAGTAGGTCCAGGAAATCCTTGGCTCGAACTCATGGCTTCCGTAGACGCATGAGAACCACTGGTGGGAGAGCAATGATGAAGCGCCGACGTGCTAAGGGGCGGAAGGTCCTCTGCACGAAGAGCAATCCCAATAGTGGAAAACGGGCCTGA